One window from the genome of Synergistetes bacterium HGW-Synergistetes-1 encodes:
- a CDS encoding serine protease: MDGNLPEKKLFYELKTQKDVAALIGCKERSLRYFLYAGNCIVKYRTFTLKKTDGSQRIISAPIPPLKKIQRKLANILNVVYKPKACVYGFVPKKNFIENAKQHVGCKYILNIDLKNFFNQIHFGRVRGVLMAKPYQLSQEAAGAIAQLACFNGTLPQGAPSSPILTNMVFRSFDNELIKFAANNGIKYTRYADDMTFSSYRNKIPEELATVSGNNVRLGTFLEKLLEKNNFEINPNKIHLFLKNQHQEVTGLTVNAIVNINRRYLGLLRVILYNCDKKNIDNPIYESAKRYIKLGYCKNNNIIELAKNDKNKDKIEKWFKQVLIGKVRFIKQVKGADSFSYYYFATRYNKVFKDTVFDLSLFNYVNMRIQQNVFIVEAGTNQGSGFYLKGYGFITCYHVVEKNKEEKKENEKEIYDSVCIYRCVDRSKQPFKRLRKEEIILKDKFLDYALYRLDENEVESAYKIGNSEKVELGEQVTIIGFPNYLEQDTFSLIKTHITSKSNFMNAPAFLVDSKIFHGTSGGAVLNKDSEIIGLVVAGSQDTAYELKNAFVPIHEIMASLSSKNIHEL; encoded by the coding sequence TTGGACGGAAATTTACCCGAAAAAAAATTATTTTATGAATTAAAAACACAAAAAGATGTCGCAGCTTTAATTGGCTGCAAGGAACGGAGTCTGCGGTATTTTCTATATGCTGGTAATTGCATAGTAAAATATCGCACTTTTACTTTAAAAAAAACAGATGGAAGTCAACGCATTATTTCCGCACCCATTCCTCCTCTAAAGAAAATTCAAAGAAAACTTGCAAATATATTAAATGTTGTCTACAAACCCAAAGCCTGTGTATATGGTTTTGTTCCTAAAAAAAATTTTATAGAAAATGCGAAACAGCATGTTGGCTGTAAATATATACTTAATATTGATTTGAAAAATTTTTTTAATCAAATCCATTTTGGCAGAGTTAGAGGAGTTTTAATGGCTAAGCCATACCAATTATCCCAAGAGGCTGCAGGTGCAATAGCACAGCTTGCATGTTTTAATGGGACCCTTCCGCAGGGTGCCCCATCCTCGCCAATTCTTACTAATATGGTTTTCAGATCATTTGACAACGAACTCATTAAATTTGCGGCAAATAATGGTATTAAATATACTAGATATGCTGATGATATGACATTTTCTTCATATCGTAATAAAATACCCGAAGAACTTGCCACTGTTAGTGGTAATAATGTCCGGCTAGGTACATTTTTAGAAAAGTTATTAGAAAAAAATAATTTTGAGATTAATCCTAATAAAATACATCTTTTTCTAAAAAATCAACATCAAGAGGTAACAGGTCTTACTGTTAATGCAATTGTAAATATAAACCGTAGGTATTTAGGATTACTCCGCGTTATTTTGTATAATTGTGATAAAAAAAATATTGATAATCCTATTTATGAATCAGCAAAGAGATATATTAAATTAGGTTATTGTAAAAATAATAATATTATTGAACTAGCCAAAAATGATAAGAACAAAGATAAAATAGAGAAATGGTTCAAACAAGTTTTGATAGGCAAAGTACGCTTTATAAAACAAGTTAAAGGAGCAGATTCTTTTAGTTATTATTATTTTGCCACTCGATATAACAAGGTATTTAAAGATACAGTATTCGATCTCTCCTTATTTAATTATGTAAATATGCGAATACAGCAAAATGTGTTTATTGTAGAAGCAGGTACTAACCAAGGAAGCGGATTTTACCTCAAAGGTTATGGATTTATAACATGTTATCACGTAGTTGAAAAAAATAAAGAAGAAAAAAAAGAAAATGAAAAAGAAATATATGATTCTGTATGTATTTATCGCTGTGTTGATAGATCAAAACAACCATTCAAACGATTAAGGAAGGAAGAAATAATTTTAAAAGATAAATTTCTTGACTATGCTCTCTATAGATTAGATGAGAATGAAGTTGAATCAGCTTATAAAATTGGGAATAGTGAAAAAGTAGAACTGGGAGAGCAAGTAACTATCATAGGATTCCCTAATTATCTTGAGCAAGATACTTTTAGTCTAATAAAAACACATATAACATCTAAGAGTAACTTTATGAATGCCCCTGCGTTTTTAGTTGATAGTAAAATTTTTCATGGTACGAGTGGGGGGGCTGTGCTAAATAAAGACTCGGAGATTATTGGACTTGTTGTCGCAGGGTCACAAGATACAGCCTATGAATTAAAAAACGCATTTGTTCCGATACATGAAATTATGGCGTCATTAAGTTCAAAAAATATTCATGAGTTATAA
- a CDS encoding XRE family transcriptional regulator yields MRTVKGGYILFDKKLFSSRVRFLRNQKGISQSELAIAVGATSKAFICDIERETRTTTLEKAVALADFFDVSLDYLVGRSDDPKRG; encoded by the coding sequence ATGCGTACTGTCAAGGGGGGTTATATTTTGTTTGATAAAAAACTTTTTTCGTCCCGGGTTCGCTTTCTAAGAAACCAAAAAGGAATATCTCAAAGCGAACTTGCCATTGCAGTCGGTGCAACTTCTAAGGCTTTCATTTGCGACATAGAAAGAGAAACCAGAACAACTACTCTTGAAAAAGCAGTTGCCCTTGCCGACTTCTTTGATGTATCGCTGGATTATCTTGTAGGACGTTCTGACGATCCCAAACGGGGATAA
- a CDS encoding cytosine methyltransferase — MSTYFESKLGRLYHGDCMEHFGKILNGSVDMVLCDLPYGITDCKWDVKIPLAPLWREWGRVVKENGAVVLTAQQPFATELIVSSGRMFKFRYELIWEKAKALGFLNARKMPLRAHENILVFYRHLPTYIPQMTRGTPYKSKDHGKQTSIYGKFREQKSENNTGTRYPRSVLRFPQEGQTNHPTEKPQALFEWLIRTYTRPGDAVLDNCMGSGTTAAACEATGRRWIGMELSGEFCRMTKERIEKAIQEGDQNRKDDSDKNSAGDTFIPPLPEKLE, encoded by the coding sequence ATGTCAACATATTTTGAATCGAAACTTGGCCGCTTGTATCACGGTGACTGCATGGAGCATTTTGGAAAGATCCTCAACGGATCGGTTGACATGGTCCTCTGCGATCTGCCCTACGGCATCACGGACTGTAAGTGGGATGTAAAGATCCCGCTTGCGCCTCTCTGGCGCGAATGGGGACGGGTAGTTAAGGAAAACGGGGCTGTTGTGCTTACTGCACAGCAGCCCTTTGCTACGGAGCTTATTGTTTCGTCCGGAAGGATGTTTAAATTCCGGTACGAGCTTATATGGGAGAAAGCAAAAGCCCTGGGCTTTCTTAACGCACGGAAGATGCCGCTTCGGGCACATGAAAATATCCTGGTCTTTTACCGCCATCTGCCGACATACATACCGCAGATGACACGAGGAACTCCCTACAAATCCAAGGACCACGGGAAACAGACTTCTATATACGGCAAATTCAGGGAGCAGAAATCCGAGAACAATACCGGGACACGTTATCCGAGAAGCGTGCTCCGTTTTCCGCAGGAAGGACAGACAAACCATCCTACCGAGAAACCTCAGGCCCTGTTTGAATGGCTTATCCGCACATACACGCGTCCTGGTGATGCTGTCCTGGACAACTGCATGGGATCAGGGACAACTGCAGCTGCATGCGAAGCGACAGGGCGGCGCTGGATCGGAATGGAACTCTCCGGGGAGTTCTGCCGTATGACTAAAGAAAGGATAGAAAAAGCAATCCAGGAAGGTGATCAAAATAGAAAAGACGATTCCGATAAGAACTCAGCCGGAGATACATTCATTCCTCCGCTGCCTGAAAAACTGGAATAA
- a CDS encoding terminase: protein MRLSNGTAETEYPLLHQGILWNRQELRSLRPPRKITVSDWADQNRILDKKSSSMPGPWKTSRTPYLREIMNNFKCRYVRRISLCFGTQLGKSETLMNMIGYCVDEDPGSMLMVYPTDELARSISKNRIEPMIRSCPALESKWNPTTSETLEVQFSGMYLALVGANSPSKLASRPVKYLLFDEVDKFPVRSGKDSSPIELASERTKTFSHRKEVLASTPTYSEGVIWQEFLNSQVSKRYFVPCPHCGTMQQLELKNIKWPEELNSDSQKHDRDARVLLESWYECPVCHEQIHDIEKLQMLIRGEWRPVRMERDSSNKNIWVEEKEPRSKPESIAYNLNSIYSPWVTFGQVAQKFLRSKDDPISFMNFMNGWLALPWEPSAATMNSNAVMKLQRPYERMTVPKEAEILTCGIDVQLDHFWYEVRAWGPKITSWLVDYGRLETWGEVERILDKPWRTEQGEEILLQLAFLDSGFRTDEVYEFCATHPGVAFPTKGSSQAVTRSPLQESQVEKAEWGGLKLFIVDTNYYKNFISGRIHPSDEMLPRWFVYEGIHREYAEQICSEHRVKEIDGKGRVKEVWKPVTEHTPNHLLDCSVLATAAAERMGVRYLMPPNENQ, encoded by the coding sequence ATGAGACTCTCGAACGGTACAGCAGAAACGGAATATCCACTCCTGCACCAAGGGATCTTATGGAACCGCCAAGAGCTGCGCTCTTTGAGACCTCCGAGGAAGATAACGGTCAGTGACTGGGCTGATCAAAACAGGATACTCGACAAAAAAAGCAGCTCGATGCCAGGCCCATGGAAGACATCACGCACTCCATATCTCAGAGAGATAATGAACAACTTCAAGTGCCGGTATGTCAGACGGATAAGCCTTTGTTTCGGGACCCAGCTGGGCAAATCAGAAACCCTTATGAACATGATAGGGTACTGTGTTGACGAAGATCCGGGAAGCATGCTGATGGTTTATCCAACAGATGAACTGGCCAGATCAATAAGCAAGAACAGGATAGAACCGATGATCAGGAGCTGTCCTGCCCTTGAGTCCAAGTGGAATCCAACCACATCAGAAACGCTTGAAGTCCAATTTTCGGGTATGTATCTGGCACTGGTAGGGGCGAACAGTCCGTCCAAGCTTGCAAGCCGACCTGTCAAATATCTTTTGTTTGATGAAGTCGACAAGTTTCCTGTAAGGTCGGGAAAGGATTCTTCCCCAATAGAACTTGCAAGTGAACGAACAAAAACCTTTTCGCACAGGAAAGAGGTTCTGGCCTCCACACCCACATATTCAGAGGGAGTTATCTGGCAGGAATTTTTAAACAGCCAGGTAAGCAAACGGTATTTTGTGCCCTGCCCCCACTGTGGAACGATGCAGCAGCTCGAACTTAAGAACATTAAATGGCCGGAAGAACTGAACAGCGATTCCCAGAAACATGATAGAGACGCCCGAGTCCTTCTTGAAAGCTGGTATGAGTGTCCTGTATGCCATGAACAAATACACGACATCGAGAAGCTTCAGATGTTGATCCGCGGGGAGTGGCGTCCGGTCAGGATGGAAAGGGATTCTTCAAATAAAAATATATGGGTCGAAGAAAAAGAACCAAGATCTAAACCGGAAAGCATAGCCTACAACCTCAACTCAATATATTCGCCATGGGTGACATTCGGGCAGGTGGCGCAGAAATTTCTTCGCTCGAAGGATGATCCCATATCTTTTATGAACTTTATGAACGGCTGGCTTGCTCTTCCGTGGGAACCTTCCGCGGCCACTATGAACAGTAACGCAGTAATGAAGCTTCAACGTCCTTATGAAAGAATGACAGTTCCCAAAGAGGCAGAGATACTTACATGTGGGATAGATGTCCAGCTTGATCATTTCTGGTATGAGGTCAGGGCATGGGGGCCGAAGATAACCTCATGGCTGGTCGATTATGGCCGTCTTGAAACATGGGGTGAGGTTGAAAGGATCCTGGATAAACCCTGGAGGACAGAACAGGGAGAAGAGATACTGCTGCAGCTTGCATTTTTGGATTCAGGATTCAGGACCGATGAAGTTTATGAATTTTGCGCGACTCATCCGGGAGTGGCATTTCCAACGAAAGGATCCAGTCAGGCCGTTACAAGATCTCCATTGCAGGAAAGCCAGGTTGAAAAAGCTGAATGGGGCGGACTTAAGCTTTTTATAGTCGATACAAATTATTACAAGAACTTTATCTCGGGGCGTATACATCCAAGCGATGAGATGCTTCCCAGATGGTTTGTTTATGAGGGGATACACCGTGAGTATGCCGAGCAGATCTGCTCTGAGCATAGAGTCAAGGAGATAGACGGAAAAGGAAGGGTAAAAGAGGTTTGGAAACCGGTTACGGAACACACTCCCAACCACCTTCTTGACTGTTCAGTACTGGCAACTGCCGCTGCAGAACGGATGGGAGTCAGATATTTGATGCCTCCAAATGAAAATCAATGA
- a CDS encoding phage portal protein has translation MGWQMNYLDKIINYVSPKSAYERMVYRKELERNYTAARTDRYGQWHPRNQPAELTDAPYRNLIKARARDLERNNGIVQGAVGIILRNVVGLGIKPQAVCVSNNGTELWKINDRIEELWAEWISKENCDASRSLNFYQMQGMFLRRKIVDGDSLVIMGYSPNINSDFPLLLQLIESDLLAEDLIQHEGRYVYGGVEVDDYMAAVAYHLRFDPRNIGQITRTEASRVIHGFLKLRAPQTRGISALAGIMENVRDCGEFIESELKAARMASALTGVVSSEHPGNTIGRQMTTPTGQKITEIEIGTMLSLAPGEKAEFVTPGRPNGAAAPFVSAILRFIGMGLGLSYEALSRDLSQVNYSSAREGRLQDIKTYEMMQQDLIDNFCQPIYRQWLDSMVLNGKINIPGYWTNKKKYQKCKWIKPGWKWVDPLKEAKGIETQLALNMVTLQDACGQMGYDWQEVVEQRAREEAYIQEVRALNKIQTDGGENNSAQQS, from the coding sequence ATGGGTTGGCAGATGAATTACCTGGATAAAATAATCAACTACGTAAGCCCGAAATCTGCGTATGAACGCATGGTCTATAGAAAAGAGCTTGAGAGAAATTACACAGCTGCGAGAACAGACAGATACGGACAGTGGCATCCAAGAAACCAGCCGGCAGAACTGACTGATGCACCTTATAGGAACCTGATAAAGGCAAGGGCGAGGGACCTTGAACGCAACAACGGAATAGTCCAGGGGGCGGTAGGAATAATCCTGCGAAACGTCGTAGGCCTTGGGATTAAGCCGCAGGCAGTGTGTGTGAGCAATAACGGGACAGAGTTATGGAAAATCAATGACAGGATAGAAGAACTGTGGGCTGAATGGATCAGCAAGGAAAACTGCGATGCATCGCGCAGTCTTAATTTTTATCAGATGCAGGGGATGTTCCTAAGGCGAAAGATCGTGGACGGGGACAGCCTTGTGATCATGGGATACAGTCCCAATATTAATTCAGATTTTCCTCTGCTTCTACAACTGATTGAAAGCGATCTGCTGGCAGAAGATCTGATACAGCATGAAGGACGGTATGTTTATGGCGGGGTCGAGGTTGATGATTACATGGCGGCCGTAGCTTATCATTTGCGGTTTGACCCCAGAAATATCGGCCAGATCACTAGGACAGAGGCGTCCCGCGTAATTCATGGATTTTTGAAGCTAAGGGCTCCACAGACAAGAGGAATTTCAGCGCTTGCGGGGATTATGGAAAATGTACGCGATTGCGGAGAGTTTATTGAATCGGAGCTTAAAGCCGCCAGGATGGCAAGTGCGCTGACAGGCGTTGTTTCCTCAGAACATCCCGGAAACACGATAGGGCGTCAGATGACAACCCCTACGGGTCAGAAGATAACCGAGATTGAAATAGGAACGATGTTAAGTCTGGCTCCCGGGGAGAAGGCAGAATTTGTTACCCCAGGCAGGCCAAATGGTGCTGCTGCTCCTTTTGTTTCTGCCATACTGAGATTTATCGGCATGGGACTGGGTCTGTCATACGAGGCATTGTCCAGGGATCTCAGCCAGGTAAATTATTCATCCGCCCGCGAAGGAAGGCTGCAGGATATCAAGACTTATGAAATGATGCAGCAGGATCTGATCGATAACTTCTGCCAGCCCATATACAGGCAATGGCTGGACTCAATGGTGCTGAACGGCAAGATCAATATCCCAGGATACTGGACCAACAAAAAGAAATATCAGAAATGCAAATGGATCAAACCGGGCTGGAAGTGGGTTGACCCTCTTAAAGAAGCTAAGGGTATAGAAACTCAGCTGGCATTAAACATGGTTACGCTGCAGGATGCCTGCGGTCAAATGGGATATGACTGGCAGGAGGTTGTTGAGCAAAGAGCCAGAGAAGAGGCCTATATACAAGAAGTCAGGGCGCTGAACAAAATCCAGACAGATGGAGGTGAGAACAATTCCGCACAACAGAGCTGA
- a CDS encoding peptidase has product MEVRTIPHNRAERERLRAEQDQRYGPGYIHTREARVTIAPRDNRSVELSFSSEEPVRRYDWWEDQYYNEILSHTDSVDLTRILEIGVLLWNHDPDHPIGRIENAWIDETDKKGKAIAVFDSDEEAEKLYQKVLSGTLRGISVGYRVSSWEKIKEGVTVGDVDGPAMVAREWMPYEISLVSVPADMTVGIGRNINIDKRSDEGMSFLERMQELAVRIRKEKGTLTQYMKEAKEILREAAGADDYDQVVDAMERSLEEFAVQAPAVAATSTATQQSDDAARTAAATERRRISEITSLCRDFNVDPQGYIDNGAELDAVRAQVLERVRAANAPANTSRAQVTEDERDKFRSAVVDGLRMRSGIRMETSAPGAENFRGISLMDLARESLIRSGERVGYAESRMEVARRAFATDDFPYILGGLARATLADSYRTAPSTWEAWCGVGSLSDFKEQTTIRLSETADLDLVPEGGEYKFGHFAESKDSIRIYTHGKKFALTRQAIINDDLRAFTRLPQKFGSAAKRTINKAVYAILVNNTVTMAEDGKVLFHTDHGNIGTDGTISTTTLSEARSMMRKQQDPQKLDTLNIYPSFILIPPEQETLAEQVLLSSADIAGVNPGVINPFREKFGIICDAQLTDATDWFLAASPSLVDTIEVAFLDGVNAPVIEQQPGWDVDGMEWKVRIDFGVKCWDYRGLFKNAGK; this is encoded by the coding sequence ATGGAGGTGAGAACAATTCCGCACAACAGAGCTGAAAGAGAACGATTAAGGGCTGAACAGGACCAGAGGTACGGCCCCGGATACATCCACACAAGGGAAGCACGGGTAACAATAGCTCCGCGGGACAACAGGTCCGTGGAGCTTTCGTTTTCATCGGAGGAGCCTGTACGCCGTTATGACTGGTGGGAGGACCAGTACTACAACGAAATTCTTTCGCATACAGACTCCGTGGATCTGACAAGGATTCTGGAGATAGGGGTTTTGCTTTGGAACCACGATCCGGATCATCCGATAGGCAGAATTGAAAATGCCTGGATAGATGAAACGGACAAGAAGGGCAAGGCAATTGCAGTATTCGACTCGGATGAGGAAGCCGAGAAGCTGTATCAGAAGGTTTTATCCGGGACGCTTAGAGGGATATCTGTCGGGTACCGTGTGTCCAGCTGGGAAAAAATTAAAGAAGGAGTGACGGTAGGTGACGTAGACGGGCCTGCGATGGTGGCACGTGAATGGATGCCATATGAAATCTCATTGGTTAGCGTTCCTGCTGATATGACAGTAGGAATCGGACGCAACATAAATATTGACAAGAGGAGTGATGAAGGTATGAGTTTTCTTGAGAGGATGCAGGAACTTGCGGTCAGGATCCGCAAAGAAAAAGGGACTCTGACACAGTACATGAAAGAAGCGAAGGAGATCCTTCGTGAGGCAGCAGGCGCTGACGACTATGACCAGGTCGTTGATGCGATGGAAAGAAGTCTGGAGGAATTTGCGGTTCAGGCTCCTGCAGTTGCAGCCACGTCCACCGCAACTCAGCAGTCAGACGACGCGGCCAGAACAGCGGCAGCCACTGAACGCAGAAGGATCAGCGAAATAACATCGCTGTGCAGGGATTTCAATGTTGACCCTCAGGGCTATATAGACAATGGGGCCGAACTTGACGCCGTACGAGCACAGGTCCTTGAAAGGGTCCGCGCAGCCAATGCTCCGGCCAACACCAGCAGAGCCCAGGTCACAGAGGACGAAAGGGATAAATTCCGCAGCGCAGTAGTTGACGGTCTGAGGATGAGATCCGGAATCCGCATGGAAACATCTGCTCCGGGTGCGGAGAATTTCAGAGGTATCTCCCTTATGGATCTTGCCAGGGAATCTCTTATAAGAAGCGGAGAGCGTGTAGGATACGCAGAATCCAGAATGGAGGTCGCACGCAGGGCTTTTGCCACAGACGACTTCCCCTATATCCTGGGCGGACTTGCTAGGGCAACTCTGGCGGATTCCTACAGGACAGCTCCTTCAACATGGGAGGCATGGTGCGGAGTCGGTAGCCTGAGCGACTTTAAAGAGCAGACAACTATAAGGCTCAGCGAGACGGCAGATCTTGATCTGGTACCCGAAGGCGGAGAGTACAAGTTCGGACATTTTGCCGAGAGCAAGGATTCGATCAGGATCTATACGCACGGCAAAAAGTTTGCTCTGACGCGTCAGGCGATCATCAACGACGACCTTAGGGCGTTTACCAGGCTGCCTCAGAAATTCGGCTCGGCTGCAAAGAGAACTATCAACAAAGCCGTATATGCCATCCTGGTAAATAACACGGTAACGATGGCCGAGGACGGTAAGGTGCTGTTCCATACCGACCACGGGAATATAGGGACTGACGGAACTATAAGCACCACTACACTTTCAGAGGCTAGGTCGATGATGCGCAAGCAGCAGGATCCGCAGAAGCTGGACACCCTGAATATATATCCGAGTTTCATCCTGATCCCGCCTGAACAGGAAACCCTGGCAGAACAAGTACTTCTCAGCTCTGCAGATATCGCCGGTGTAAACCCGGGAGTCATTAACCCCTTCAGGGAGAAATTTGGCATCATATGCGATGCTCAGCTCACTGATGCCACTGACTGGTTCCTCGCGGCATCTCCGAGTCTGGTCGATACAATAGAAGTCGCGTTCCTCGACGGTGTAAATGCTCCTGTTATCGAACAGCAGCCGGGCTGGGACGTTGACGGGATGGAATGGAAGGTTCGCATTGATTTCGGCGTTAAGTGCTGGGATTACCGCGGACTCTTCAAAAACGCCGGTAAATAA
- a CDS encoding phage tail tape measure protein, with product MAAKRKLQYVFGADISEAEKNFKKMGNVIERTGKRMQNLSGTITKLSAPLIAISGIATKIALDYDNAVDVIAAGTGATGQNLKKLEQSFRSVAKSVPQSMAETSKVIADFNTRTGATGKTLEALSVQALDASRLLGEDVSSVVAESTKAMNDWGVSLDNSSGFLDKIFLASQQTGVAMGTLSSQMYKYGSALRQMGFDVDSTIATLAAFERAGVNTELVMGSLRIALGKLAKAGATDLPGALKASIEAIKNAKTGGEAAAIAIETFGSRAGADMAAAIREGRFEVDELVKALMSAEGQIARTAQETDGFEEKMGRLKNQVSLTLEPLGTAILKVAEKHMPKLSKALDNMNLEVDQTKVEIGLLTAGFVAGTFAIGSYIAIVGSAVKALAGLNAVLAASPVGAALLVGGAAIGTGYMFGKNLNKYVNRNKPTYTPYAPGKENTGMGDLQERIKKTAAGEDLKAFNLNSFLSSLPKTKKVEPMSGSGSSTKKGKSSTADAAKKAREAEEALAKAARKAGEEVAFAIERMEAQKQLSLEITDAVAQGEAKFYEDMGWENSMGLLGDEEYLSLLKDRFIELRGELEKIGSDMSNIANWSEPMKEAFAEIQNKGGDIAAKSIDSFKAQMESGTITGAEYESMLINIMDKFAEYPAIVKMARDELEAFRLGQASALATTASQVKAAWDDMRQSIALVPNAIGDAFVSAIRGSESLSDALNKVLADIGAVIAKAFIMKMLFGSSGTGGILGPIIGGLGIFRDGGVFDQTGVTAFASGGIVNGPTLFPHAGGIGLMGEAGPEGVFKLKRNGKGELGVIASDESSSPVIINVLDKGDLEQVTYEAMTKYPGSQIVTNHVLRQRIERGSLAFGGAAR from the coding sequence ATGGCGGCAAAGCGCAAGCTGCAGTATGTTTTCGGTGCGGATATTTCTGAAGCTGAGAAAAATTTCAAAAAGATGGGGAATGTCATCGAGCGTACCGGAAAGAGAATGCAGAATTTATCCGGTACTATTACCAAGCTGTCTGCCCCCCTTATTGCGATCAGCGGGATAGCTACAAAGATCGCTCTGGATTATGACAATGCCGTTGACGTCATAGCGGCAGGGACAGGTGCCACCGGACAGAATCTAAAAAAACTTGAGCAGTCATTCAGATCTGTTGCTAAATCTGTTCCTCAGAGCATGGCCGAAACATCCAAGGTCATTGCCGATTTTAATACAAGGACAGGGGCTACAGGAAAAACTCTTGAGGCTCTGTCTGTTCAGGCTCTTGATGCTAGCAGGCTGCTCGGTGAAGATGTGAGTTCTGTCGTTGCAGAATCGACCAAGGCAATGAACGACTGGGGCGTTTCTCTGGATAACAGCTCTGGTTTCCTCGATAAGATCTTCCTTGCTTCACAGCAAACAGGCGTAGCAATGGGAACTCTTTCTTCTCAAATGTATAAATATGGCTCAGCGCTAAGGCAGATGGGTTTTGATGTAGACAGCACAATTGCCACACTTGCCGCATTTGAAAGGGCCGGCGTCAATACAGAACTTGTAATGGGATCTCTCAGGATTGCCCTGGGAAAACTTGCGAAAGCAGGTGCAACCGATCTTCCAGGAGCATTAAAGGCAAGTATTGAAGCGATAAAAAACGCAAAGACGGGCGGAGAAGCAGCCGCTATTGCTATTGAAACTTTCGGCAGCAGGGCGGGCGCAGATATGGCAGCCGCGATCCGTGAGGGACGCTTCGAAGTAGACGAACTTGTAAAAGCCCTCATGTCAGCAGAGGGACAAATTGCACGTACAGCACAGGAAACTGATGGCTTTGAAGAAAAAATGGGGCGTTTGAAGAATCAGGTCTCGCTAACGCTGGAGCCTCTTGGAACTGCCATTTTGAAAGTTGCAGAAAAACACATGCCTAAACTGAGCAAAGCCCTGGATAACATGAACCTTGAGGTTGACCAGACCAAAGTGGAAATAGGGCTCTTGACCGCTGGCTTTGTTGCTGGAACCTTCGCCATCGGGTCATACATTGCGATCGTGGGAAGTGCAGTCAAGGCATTAGCAGGACTTAATGCTGTCCTTGCCGCGTCTCCTGTCGGAGCAGCTCTGCTTGTCGGCGGAGCTGCGATCGGGACCGGATACATGTTCGGCAAAAATTTAAATAAATATGTCAACAGAAATAAGCCAACCTATACTCCATACGCCCCGGGGAAGGAAAACACCGGAATGGGAGATCTGCAGGAAAGGATAAAAAAAACTGCAGCTGGTGAAGACTTAAAAGCCTTTAATCTTAATTCCTTTCTTTCGTCATTGCCGAAGACAAAAAAAGTTGAGCCCATGAGCGGATCCGGATCAAGCACGAAAAAAGGGAAATCTTCCACAGCCGATGCCGCTAAGAAGGCAAGAGAAGCTGAGGAAGCTCTTGCTAAAGCGGCCAGGAAAGCCGGTGAAGAGGTCGCTTTTGCAATAGAGCGAATGGAAGCCCAGAAACAGCTTTCTCTTGAAATAACAGATGCCGTAGCCCAGGGAGAAGCAAAATTCTATGAAGATATGGGATGGGAAAATTCCATGGGTCTGTTGGGCGATGAAGAATATTTGTCGCTTCTTAAAGACAGATTTATTGAGCTAAGGGGCGAGCTTGAAAAGATTGGCAGTGACATGTCCAATATTGCCAACTGGAGCGAGCCAATGAAAGAGGCATTCGCTGAAATTCAAAACAAAGGCGGAGATATCGCCGCAAAATCCATTGATTCATTCAAAGCTCAAATGGAATCAGGAACAATTACCGGAGCTGAGTATGAATCGATGCTTATCAATATAATGGACAAATTTGCCGAATACCCTGCGATTGTAAAAATGGCCAGAGACGAACTGGAAGCGTTCAGGCTTGGCCAGGCTTCGGCACTTGCAACCACCGCCAGCCAGGTTAAAGCTGCCTGGGATGACATGCGTCAGTCAATAGCACTTGTACCTAATGCGATTGGAGATGCTTTTGTGTCGGCGATCCGCGGATCTGAATCTCTCAGCGACGCACTCAATAAAGTGCTTGCGGACATTGGTGCTGTCATTGCGAAGGCATTTATTATGAAAATGTTGTTTGGGTCGTCTGGCACAGGCGGAATTTTAGGCCCTATTATCGGTGGCCTGGGTATCTTTAGAGACGGTGGAGTCTTTGATCAGACCGGGGTAACTGCGTTTGCTTCCGGAGGGATCGTCAACGGCCCTACCCTTTTCCCTCATGCCGGCGGAATCGGATTAATGGGTGAGGCCGGTCCGGAAGGAGTCTTCAAACTTAAACGCAACGGCAAGGGAGAACTTGGGGTAATTGCAAGCGATGAATCCTCTTCTCCTGTAATTATAAATGTCCTGGATAAAGGTGACCTGGAACAGGTTACATATGAAGCAATGACCAAGTATCCCGGATCTCAGATCGTAACAAATCATGTATTGAGACAGCGGATCGAGCGCGGCAGTTTGGCATTTGGAGGTGCAGCACGATGA